A DNA window from Maribellus comscasis contains the following coding sequences:
- a CDS encoding DNA adenine methylase: MTDPQVSHLLDGKKSPAANTNKFPQKPFLKWVGGKRFLLPELLQHIPKEFNSYYEPFVGAGALFFALAPKLEQAFLSDLNQDLIQTYQVVKESPSKLVSTLKFYASRHSEKFFYQLRAKPFVETDLGRAARFIYLNKTCFGGLYRENKFGKFNVPFGHYENPQIADHFAIYGCSKLLQIAELACHDFSKISPEPGDFVYFDPPYHGANNLVFSAYQKGGFGIQEHFRLKKFISELTQKGVHVMLSGLDTELLRDLYKEPEFNIHPIESNHRIANAKATISERKELLITNY, from the coding sequence ATGACTGACCCCCAGGTCAGCCATCTTTTAGATGGCAAAAAATCACCGGCAGCAAATACAAATAAATTTCCCCAAAAACCTTTTTTGAAGTGGGTGGGCGGCAAACGCTTCCTTCTTCCGGAACTACTGCAACACATCCCAAAAGAGTTCAATTCCTATTACGAACCCTTTGTGGGTGCTGGTGCATTGTTCTTTGCGCTTGCTCCAAAACTAGAACAGGCATTCCTGTCAGATTTAAACCAGGATCTCATTCAAACGTATCAAGTAGTAAAAGAATCACCTTCAAAACTCGTTTCAACGCTCAAATTTTATGCGTCCCGGCACTCAGAGAAGTTTTTCTACCAGCTCCGGGCAAAGCCATTTGTCGAAACGGATTTAGGCAGGGCTGCCCGATTTATCTACCTGAATAAAACGTGCTTCGGGGGCTTGTACCGTGAAAACAAATTCGGAAAATTCAATGTTCCTTTCGGACACTACGAAAATCCCCAGATTGCGGATCATTTTGCCATTTATGGCTGTTCTAAACTTCTACAAATAGCAGAGCTGGCATGTCACGATTTTTCCAAAATTAGCCCTGAGCCAGGCGATTTCGTGTATTTCGATCCTCCATACCACGGGGCAAACAACCTGGTTTTCTCTGCCTACCAAAAAGGCGGCTTTGGAATCCAGGAACATTTCCGGTTGAAAAAGTTCATTTCTGAACTCACCCAAAAAGGCGTTCACGTGATGCTTTCTGGACTCGACACTGAACTCCTTCGGGATCTGTACAAAGAACCGGAATTCAACATCCATCCCATCGAATCGAATCACCGGATTGCCAACGCCAAAGCCACCATCAGCGAACGCAAAGAATTGCTGATCACCAACTACTAA
- a CDS encoding site-specific DNA-methyltransferase yields MGKEKLDLQSPDLVNKNFEKIAVLFPNCITESADGKVIDFDLLKQELNHAVVEGNKERYRLEWPGKREAIVAANLPSTKTLRPVIEDSLDFDNTENIYIEGDNLEVLKLLQESYLGKIKMIYIDPPYNTGNDLVYRDNFSIDEAGYKDLSGQKDEYNKRLVVNPETAGRYHSDWLSMMYARLKLARNLLNEEGVILVSIDDNEVDNARKLCDEIFGETNFQGIFVINSTPNARDYGHIGKMHEYVLFYSKDHQLCTTNQLPVLDKNFKYSDDIGGFNIHPLYNSNEAFHSQNRPNLYFPFFVDPLKRIEKDFFEIYLEAGPGRVKVYPPKSVKNNVQFVWRWGKEKAKLNLNKEIIGYKTGDNEFRIVQKMRHTTKIIRSLLTDKKYSSRRGTAEVEELFGAKIFSFPKPLSLLHDFIIVGTNENDIVLDFFAGSGTTAHAVMAANSEELGKRKFILVQLPESLAEQGNTISDNEGKSYCNLSEFAISRLTKAAKKIKEEVSVEVDCGFRVYRLDESNMQDVYYKPQDYKQDTLELFADNVKPDRTPDDLLAQVMLDCGLPLSLKIERKEINGKQVFKIAENSLFACFDNGIDEEFAKIIAKEEPLRIVFKDSGFKDDTAKVNVKQLLKQLSPETEMKVI; encoded by the coding sequence ATGGGGAAAGAAAAACTCGACCTTCAATCACCTGATTTGGTGAATAAAAATTTTGAGAAAATAGCAGTTCTTTTTCCCAACTGCATAACTGAAAGTGCCGATGGAAAAGTCATAGATTTCGATTTGCTGAAGCAAGAACTAAACCACGCAGTGGTTGAAGGGAACAAAGAACGCTACCGTTTGGAGTGGCCTGGCAAGCGCGAAGCCATCGTGGCAGCTAATTTGCCAAGCACTAAAACGTTACGCCCAGTAATAGAAGATTCGTTAGATTTTGATAATACTGAAAATATTTACATCGAAGGAGATAATCTGGAAGTTTTAAAACTTTTACAGGAAAGTTATCTGGGAAAAATCAAAATGATTTACATTGACCCACCGTACAATACGGGGAATGACCTTGTTTATAGAGACAATTTTTCAATAGATGAAGCAGGGTATAAAGATCTGAGCGGACAAAAAGACGAATATAATAAACGCTTAGTGGTCAATCCTGAAACGGCAGGACGTTACCATTCCGACTGGCTGAGTATGATGTATGCAAGGTTAAAGTTGGCGAGGAATCTTCTCAATGAAGAGGGGGTAATCCTTGTTTCGATAGATGATAACGAAGTTGATAACGCACGAAAGTTATGTGATGAGATTTTCGGAGAGACAAACTTTCAAGGAATTTTTGTTATTAATTCAACCCCCAACGCAAGAGATTACGGTCACATTGGGAAAATGCATGAATATGTACTTTTCTATAGTAAAGACCATCAACTATGCACAACCAACCAACTTCCCGTGTTGGATAAAAACTTTAAATATTCGGATGACATCGGGGGGTTCAATATTCATCCACTTTATAACAGTAATGAAGCCTTCCATTCCCAAAATCGTCCGAATCTATATTTCCCCTTTTTCGTTGACCCCTTAAAAAGAATTGAAAAGGATTTTTTTGAAATCTACTTAGAAGCTGGTCCTGGTAGGGTTAAAGTTTATCCACCAAAATCAGTCAAAAATAATGTGCAATTTGTTTGGCGCTGGGGAAAGGAAAAAGCAAAGCTAAATCTTAATAAGGAAATTATTGGATATAAAACTGGCGATAATGAATTTCGAATAGTTCAAAAAATGAGACATACGACGAAAATAATCCGGTCGCTGCTCACTGATAAAAAGTATTCAAGTCGCAGGGGAACGGCAGAAGTAGAAGAATTATTTGGTGCTAAAATTTTTTCATTTCCAAAGCCATTATCACTTCTTCACGATTTTATAATAGTTGGAACAAACGAAAATGATATTGTTTTAGACTTCTTCGCAGGTTCTGGGACTACCGCGCACGCAGTTATGGCTGCTAATTCTGAAGAACTAGGTAAAAGAAAATTTATATTAGTTCAACTTCCCGAATCGCTAGCGGAGCAAGGGAACACCATTTCTGATAATGAAGGTAAGTCATATTGTAACCTAAGTGAGTTTGCAATTTCACGACTAACAAAAGCAGCAAAAAAAATAAAAGAAGAAGTAAGCGTGGAAGTAGATTGTGGCTTCCGTGTGTACCGCTTAGATGAAAGTAATATGCAGGATGTTTATTATAAGCCTCAGGACTACAAACAAGATACTCTGGAGCTTTTTGCTGATAACGTAAAACCGGATAGAACACCTGACGACCTTTTAGCACAGGTTATGCTGGATTGTGGACTGCCTCTTTCCTTGAAGATTGAAAGGAAAGAAATTAACGGGAAACAGGTCTTTAAAATAGCAGAAAATTCATTATTTGCCTGTTTTGATAATGGTATTGATGAAGAATTTGCGAAAATCATTGCCAAAGAAGAACCACTGAGAATCGTGTTCAAAGACAGTGGTTTTAAAGATGATACCGCCAAAGTAAATGTAAAACAGTTGTTGAAACAACTGAGTCCTGAAACCGAAATGAAAGTGATTTAA
- a CDS encoding helix-turn-helix transcriptional regulator, translating to MNRIKEVLEKQGRTQKWLAKELGKSYNMVNAYVQNRQQPRLEILLKIAEILDVDVKILIVSNKED from the coding sequence ATGAATCGCATCAAAGAGGTACTCGAAAAACAAGGCAGAACCCAAAAATGGCTGGCTAAAGAACTTGGCAAGAGCTACAACATGGTTAATGCCTATGTTCAGAACAGGCAGCAGCCACGATTAGAAATTCTCCTAAAAATTGCGGAGATTCTGGACGTTGATGTTAAGATTCTAATTGTTTCGAATAAAGAAGATTAA
- a CDS encoding site-specific DNA-methyltransferase, with translation MEIEKLDLTTPDLVNENFEKIAALFPNCVTESTDGKAIDFDLLKQELNHAVVEGNKERYRLEWPGKREAIVTANLPSTKTLRPVREDSVDFDNTENLYIEGDNLEVLKLLQESYLGKIKMIYIDPPYNTGNDFVYKDNFKIDSDEYKDSSGQRNEFNERLVANPETGGRYHSDWLSMMYPRLKLARNLLSQDGVIFISIGQDELDNVTKVLNEVFGETNRLGLISRQMKTGGGSQGKYFSHNLDYILVYGKMYDEARYFRGEISKELKKKVYNQKQEQGERKGEYYRSMGLYQSSLDIRPGLRYWIECPDGTLVIPPGDSFPKTVAGEKTIPVTADGVWRWSYKKYSEELAKGNIEFKESKNGILLGADRKPSKWNVYTKIWLKDRESDGQIPSDLTTKFENRHSSKELGALGIPFDFAKPTSLINYLIDIMNQDDDITILDFFSGSATTADSVIQMNSKDNGKRKFILVQIPELTDEKSKARKAGYKNICEIGKERISRAGKQIETTLREKQKAKAGEIDFENSQTPEEDHKLDIGFRVFKLDSSNMQDVYYKPQDYKQDKLELFEDNVKPNRTADDLLVQVMLDWGLPLSLKIERKEIKGKQVFKVAENSLFACFDNGIDEEFAKIIAKEEPLRIVFKDSGFKDDTAKVNVKQLLKQLSPETEMKVI, from the coding sequence ATGGAAATAGAAAAACTCGACCTCACTACACCTGATTTGGTGAATGAAAATTTTGAAAAAATTGCAGCCCTTTTTCCCAACTGTGTTACCGAAAGTACCGATGGTAAAGCCATCGACTTTGATTTGTTAAAACAGGAGTTAAACCACGCCGTAGTGGAAGGCAACAAAGAACGCTACCGTTTGGAGTGGCCTGGCAAACGCGAAGCCATTGTTACAGCCAATTTGCCAAGCACCAAAACGTTACGCCCGGTTAGAGAGGATTCTGTAGATTTTGACAATACTGAAAACCTTTATATTGAAGGTGACAACCTGGAAGTATTGAAGTTGTTGCAGGAAAGTTATCTGGGGAAAATTAAGATGATTTACATTGATCCTCCATATAACACTGGTAACGATTTTGTTTATAAAGACAATTTCAAAATAGATTCTGACGAATATAAAGACTCAAGTGGACAAAGAAATGAATTCAACGAAAGACTTGTAGCTAATCCAGAAACAGGTGGAAGATACCACTCTGACTGGTTGAGCATGATGTATCCCCGATTAAAATTGGCTAGGAATTTACTCTCCCAAGACGGTGTTATATTTATAAGTATTGGTCAAGACGAACTAGATAATGTCACAAAGGTTTTGAATGAAGTTTTCGGTGAAACAAACCGCCTTGGATTGATTTCAAGACAAATGAAAACTGGAGGCGGGAGTCAAGGCAAATATTTTTCTCATAATTTAGACTATATTCTTGTTTATGGAAAAATGTATGATGAAGCTCGTTATTTTAGAGGTGAAATCAGTAAAGAACTTAAAAAGAAAGTTTATAATCAAAAACAAGAGCAAGGAGAAAGGAAGGGTGAATATTATAGATCAATGGGACTTTATCAATCTTCTTTGGATATACGACCAGGTTTAAGGTATTGGATTGAATGTCCTGATGGAACACTGGTGATTCCACCGGGGGACTCCTTTCCTAAAACAGTTGCTGGGGAAAAGACTATTCCAGTAACCGCCGATGGAGTATGGAGATGGTCTTATAAAAAGTATTCTGAAGAATTAGCAAAGGGCAATATAGAATTCAAAGAATCGAAGAACGGAATACTGTTAGGTGCCGACAGAAAACCGTCAAAATGGAATGTTTATACAAAAATTTGGCTAAAAGATAGAGAATCTGATGGTCAGATTCCATCCGATTTAACAACTAAATTTGAAAACAGACATAGTTCAAAAGAACTTGGTGCTTTAGGTATTCCGTTTGATTTTGCAAAGCCAACTTCATTAATAAATTACCTAATAGATATAATGAATCAGGATGATGATATAACTATTCTTGATTTTTTTAGTGGATCTGCAACAACAGCAGACTCTGTAATTCAGATGAATTCTAAAGACAATGGTAAAAGAAAATTTATTCTAGTACAAATACCGGAGTTGACTGACGAAAAAAGCAAAGCAAGAAAAGCAGGTTACAAAAACATTTGCGAAATAGGAAAAGAACGCATAAGTCGTGCAGGGAAACAAATTGAAACTACTTTAAGGGAAAAACAAAAAGCCAAAGCAGGGGAAATCGATTTTGAAAATTCACAAACACCAGAAGAAGACCATAAGTTAGACATTGGGTTTAGGGTATTTAAATTGGATTCAAGCAATATGCAGGATGTTTATTATAAACCACAAGACTATAAACAGGATAAATTGGAGCTTTTCGAGGACAACGTTAAACCCAACAGAACAGCAGACGATCTCTTGGTACAGGTGATGTTAGACTGGGGACTGCCTCTTTCCTTGAAGATTGAAAGGAAAGAAATTAAAGGGAAACAAGTATTTAAAGTAGCAGAAAATTCATTATTTGCCTGTTTTGATAATGGTATTGATGAAGAATTTGCGAAAATCATTGCCAAAGAAGAACCGCTTAGAATCGTGTTCAAAGACAGTGGTTTTAAAGACGATACTGCCAAAGTAAATGTAAAACAGTTGTTGAAACAACTGAGTCCTGAAACTGAAATGAAAGTGATTTAA
- a CDS encoding type III restriction-modification system endonuclease, whose protein sequence is MKLQFKEQDFQVQAVKAVVDCFEGQPIKTNRFTLERSKELIKKAKQAAQGVQAIDFEKDVLEDIGYRNSGIQLLDSQVLENIQNVQKQNELKESPQIERPKEAKLGYNLTIDMETGTGKTYTYIRTMYELHKHYGWSKFIVIVPSIAIREGVYKSFQITQEHFQELYGHKINPFIYNSGRPQDIENFASDSRISVMIINTQAFNARGADARRIYQELDQFGTRKPIEIISQTNPILIIDEPQSVDGKKTLESMQDFNPLFTLRYSATHKVDYNKIYRLDALDAYNKRLVKKIQVKGINLKGSSGTTGYLYLEHISLSTTKPPFAVIEYEKRSGSGVKKVRQKLGEGANLYELSGNMPAYKNQVITEINGYLNKVVIGGQDIYPGDILNDKDENAFRRVQIRECIMSHLQKEKQLFDKGVKVLSLFFIDSVEKYRIYDETGEKALGEYAKIFEEEYNKVCSDFLDLFHQDYNEYLETTDPSKVHRGYMPTRYEEYLKRDDAERVHEGYFSIDKKQRMVDPATKRGSEESDDITAYDLIMKDKERLLSFEEPTRFIFSHSALKEGWDNPNVFQICALKHAESGSLTRRRQEVGRGMRLCVDEKGFRQDFELVGDQVHEINKLTVIASESYEAFAKGLQSEIAATLKDRPQKAEVEYFVGKVVTDEKEQEHRLTQDDAKKLNKLLYKNDIIDEDDKITPEGRELIEQVKMPLPENLEPFRESVGKLLKSIYTGEPFKPEDERQKIVVTTNKNFKKKEFQELWNKINLKTIYEVQFDTDKLIKESTVLINANLAIGDRSYEVKTGELEDGTKEEMKEGSLIKESKREHLKLKNDLYTNTVYDIVGEIEVHTNLTRKTIVAILKSIKQEKFFLLRKNPEEFINKCSKLINEAKATLIINNIVYHKTEDRYDAKTVFTNDKSAIRRSDLLKKHIYDFLTSDSNIESDFAKALENSIEVEVYAKLPKSFYITTPVANYSPDWAIVFNKDKVREIYFVAETKGTDSDIDDRGIEKLKIHCATEHFKEICGSEVKFKKVNSFEKLMKFVQLN, encoded by the coding sequence ATGAAACTACAATTTAAAGAACAGGATTTTCAGGTTCAAGCGGTTAAAGCTGTTGTTGATTGTTTTGAGGGGCAGCCCATCAAAACCAACCGCTTTACACTTGAAAGAAGCAAAGAGCTTATCAAGAAAGCCAAGCAAGCCGCGCAGGGAGTTCAAGCCATTGATTTTGAAAAAGACGTTCTGGAAGATATTGGATATCGAAACTCCGGTATCCAGCTTTTGGACTCACAAGTCCTGGAAAATATTCAGAACGTTCAGAAGCAGAACGAACTGAAAGAAAGTCCACAAATTGAACGTCCAAAAGAAGCAAAGCTGGGGTATAACCTTACCATCGACATGGAAACGGGTACGGGTAAAACCTATACCTACATCCGTACCATGTACGAGCTTCATAAACACTATGGTTGGAGTAAATTTATTGTAATTGTTCCGAGCATTGCTATCCGTGAAGGAGTTTATAAATCATTCCAGATTACGCAGGAGCATTTTCAGGAATTATACGGGCACAAAATAAATCCGTTTATTTACAATTCAGGCAGACCACAGGACATTGAAAACTTCGCATCCGATAGCCGGATTAGTGTGATGATTATCAACACGCAGGCTTTTAATGCCAGGGGTGCCGATGCCCGTCGTATTTATCAGGAATTAGACCAGTTTGGCACACGCAAACCCATTGAGATTATTTCTCAAACCAACCCGATTCTGATTATTGACGAACCCCAGTCGGTTGATGGGAAAAAGACCCTGGAGAGCATGCAGGATTTTAATCCACTTTTTACCCTTCGCTACTCTGCAACCCACAAAGTTGATTACAACAAAATTTATCGGCTCGATGCGCTCGATGCATACAACAAACGCTTGGTGAAAAAAATTCAGGTAAAAGGAATTAACCTGAAAGGTTCTTCCGGGACAACGGGATATTTATATCTGGAACATATTAGCCTTAGTACAACCAAACCACCGTTTGCAGTTATCGAATACGAAAAAAGATCTGGTTCTGGTGTTAAGAAAGTACGCCAAAAATTAGGAGAAGGAGCGAATTTATATGAGCTATCCGGAAATATGCCAGCCTATAAAAATCAGGTGATTACTGAAATAAACGGCTATTTAAACAAAGTAGTAATCGGAGGACAGGATATTTATCCCGGAGATATTTTGAACGACAAAGACGAAAATGCATTTCGAAGGGTTCAAATCCGCGAATGTATCATGTCGCACCTTCAAAAAGAAAAACAGCTTTTTGATAAAGGCGTAAAAGTGCTTTCCCTGTTTTTCATTGATTCGGTTGAGAAATACAGGATTTACGATGAAACGGGTGAAAAAGCCCTCGGAGAATATGCCAAAATTTTTGAGGAAGAATACAACAAGGTTTGCAGCGACTTTCTGGACTTGTTCCATCAGGACTACAACGAATATTTAGAGACCACTGATCCAAGTAAAGTCCACAGAGGATACATGCCCACACGTTATGAAGAGTATTTGAAAAGAGATGATGCAGAACGTGTTCACGAAGGTTATTTCTCAATCGACAAAAAACAACGTATGGTTGATCCCGCCACAAAGCGAGGAAGTGAGGAGTCTGACGATATTACTGCTTACGACCTTATCATGAAAGATAAGGAGCGGTTATTGAGCTTTGAGGAGCCAACACGCTTTATTTTTTCACACTCAGCCCTAAAAGAGGGATGGGACAATCCCAACGTTTTCCAGATTTGTGCCTTGAAACACGCCGAAAGTGGGAGTCTTACACGCCGAAGGCAAGAAGTAGGTCGAGGAATGCGACTTTGTGTAGACGAAAAAGGATTCCGGCAGGATTTTGAATTGGTTGGAGATCAGGTGCATGAAATTAATAAACTTACCGTGATTGCTTCTGAAAGCTATGAAGCCTTTGCCAAAGGACTTCAAAGCGAAATTGCAGCCACTCTTAAAGATCGTCCACAAAAAGCAGAAGTGGAGTATTTTGTTGGGAAAGTGGTTACCGATGAAAAAGAGCAGGAACACCGTTTGACGCAGGATGATGCTAAAAAGCTCAATAAACTGCTTTATAAAAACGATATTATTGATGAAGACGATAAAATTACCCCAGAAGGAAGGGAGCTAATAGAACAAGTAAAAATGCCTTTGCCTGAAAACCTTGAACCATTCAGGGAATCGGTAGGAAAATTATTGAAATCAATTTATACCGGAGAACCATTTAAACCAGAAGACGAGCGTCAAAAAATTGTTGTTACCACCAATAAAAATTTCAAGAAAAAAGAGTTTCAGGAACTTTGGAACAAGATTAACCTGAAAACTATTTATGAAGTTCAATTTGATACAGACAAGCTGATTAAAGAAAGTACGGTTCTTATAAATGCCAACCTAGCTATTGGAGATCGTTCGTATGAAGTAAAAACAGGGGAATTGGAGGATGGTACTAAAGAAGAAATGAAAGAAGGAAGTTTGATTAAAGAATCAAAAAGAGAACACCTAAAGCTTAAAAACGATCTTTATACAAACACGGTTTACGACATCGTTGGTGAAATAGAGGTTCATACAAACCTTACTCGAAAAACAATAGTTGCAATTTTAAAATCCATAAAGCAGGAAAAATTTTTCCTGCTTCGTAAAAACCCGGAAGAGTTCATTAATAAATGTAGCAAATTAATCAATGAAGCTAAAGCAACACTGATTATAAATAATATTGTCTATCACAAAACGGAAGACAGATACGATGCTAAAACAGTTTTCACGAATGATAAATCAGCAATTAGAAGGTCGGATCTCCTTAAAAAGCATATTTATGATTTCCTGACTTCGGATTCAAATATTGAATCCGATTTTGCAAAAGCACTTGAGAATAGCATAGAGGTTGAAGTTTATGCGAAACTTCCAAAAAGTTTTTACATCACCACGCCAGTCGCTAATTACAGTCCAGATTGGGCAATTGTATTTAACAAAGACAAGGTTCGTGAAATCTATTTTGTTGCTGAGACAAAGGGGACGGACTCGGATATTGACGATCGGGGGATTGAAAAGCTTAAGATTCATTGTGCCACAGAACATTTCAAAGAAATTTGTGGCAGTGAAGTTAAATTTAAGAAAGTAAATAGTTTTGAAAAACTTATGAAGTTCGTACAACTAAACTGA